A genomic window from Camelina sativa cultivar DH55 chromosome 2, Cs, whole genome shotgun sequence includes:
- the LOC104741805 gene encoding beta-galactosidase 10 isoform X1 codes for MKRVTESIASSAILVVAMVFLLSWRAIEAANVTYDHRSLSIGNRRQLIISAAIHYPRSVPAMWPSLVQTAKEGGCNAIESYVFWNGHEPSPGKYYFGGRYNLVKFIKIVQEAGMHMILRIGPFVAAEWNYGGVPVWLHYVPGTVFRADNEPWKHYMESFTTYIVNLLKKEKLFAPQGGPIILSQVENEYGYYEKDYGEGGKRYAQWSASMAVSQNIGVPWMMCQQWDAPSTVISTCNGFYCDQFTPNTPDKPKIWTENWPGWFKTFGGRDPHRPAEDVAYSVARFFGKGGSVHNYYMYHGGTNFGRTSGGPFITTSYDYEAPIDEYGLPRLPKWGHLKDLHKAIMLSENLLISGEHQNITLGHSLEADVYTDSSGTCAAFLSNLDDKSDKTVMFRNTSYHLPAWSVSILPDCKKEVFNTAKVTSKSSKVEMVPEDLKSSSGLKWEVFSEKPGIWGEADFVKNELVDHINTTKDTTDYLWYTTSIKVSDNEEFLNKGNRPVLFIESKGHTLHVFINKEYLGTATGNGTHVPFKLKKSVSLKAGDNNIDLLSMTVGLSNAGSFYEWVGAGLTSVSIKGFNKGTLNLTNSKWSYKLGVQGEHLELSKPGISGAVKWTVTTKPPKKQPLTWYKVVIDQPSGSEPVGLDMISMGKGMAWLNGEEIGRYWPRIARKNTPNDECVKECDYRGKFMPDKCLTGCGEPSQRWYHVPRSWFKPSGNELVIFEEKGGNPMKIKLSKRKVSAVQ; via the exons ATGAAGCGGGTTACTGAAAGCATTGCTTCTTCCGCGATTCTGGTGGTGGCCATGGTGTTTCTCTTGTCTTGGAGAGCTATCGAGGCGGCCAATGTAACCTACGACCACCGTTCTCTCTCCATCGGCAATCGCCGTCAGCTCATTATCTCCGCCGCCATTCATTATCCCAGAAGCGTTCCAGCT ATGTGGCCATCGCTTGTTCAAACAGCAAAAGAAGGAGGCTGCAACGCAATCGAGTCTTATGTCTTTTGGAATGGCCATGAGCCATCTCCTGGAAAG TATTACTTTGGTGGTCGGTATAATCTAGTGAAGTTCATCAAGATTGTTCAGGAAGCTGGAATGCATATGATTCTACGAATTGGTCCTTTTGTTGCAGCCGAGTGGAATTATGG GGGAGTCCCGGTTTGGCTGCATTACGTTCCAGGAACTGTCTTCAGGGCGGATAATGAACCATGGAAG CATTACATGGAGAGTTTCACGACTTATATAGTGAACTTGTTGAAAAAAGAGAAGCTTTTTGCACCACAGGGCGGTCCAATAATCTTGTCTCAG GTGGAAAACGAGTACGGGTATTATGAGAAAGATTACGGAGAAGGTGGGAAAAGGTATGCTCAATGGTCTGCTTCTATGGCTGTCTCACAGAACATTGGTGTTCCATGGATGATGTGCCAGCAATGGGATGCTCCTTCGACTGTG ATTAGTACCTGCAATGGCTTTTACTGTGACCAATTCACACCTAATACGCCAGATAAACCCAAGATTTGGACTGAGAACTGGCCTGGATG GTTTAAAACATTTGGAGGCAGAGACCCTCACAGACCAGCAGAGGATGTAGCTTACTCTGTTGCTCGGTTTTTCGGGAAAGGTGGAAGTGTTCACAACTACTACATG TATCACGGAGGAACGAATTTTGGACGTACTTCAGGAGGACCTTTTATCACTACGAGCTATGACTATGAAGCTCCGATTGATGAGTATG GATTGCCTAGATTACCAAAATGGGGACACCTTAAGGATCTTCACAAAGCTATAATGCTCTCTGAAAACTTGCTGATCAGTGGCGAGCATCAAAATATTACATTAGGCCATTCACTCGAG GCTGATGTGTACACAGACTCTTCGGGAACTTGTGCTGCGTTTCTGTCAAACTTGGATGATAAAAGTGACAAGACAGTGATGTTTCGAAACACGTCATACCACTTGCCTGCCTGGTCGGTTAGCATTCTACCTGACTGCAAGAAAGAGGTTTTCAACACAGCAAAG GTAACTTCAAAGTCCTCCAAGGTTGAAATGGTACCTGAAGATTTGAAATCTTCATCAGGTCTGAAATGGGAAGTGTTCTCGGAGAAACCGGGTATTTGGGGAGAAGCAGATTTTGTGAAAAATGAACTTGTTGACCACATCAACACCACAAAGGACACAACTGACTATCTTTGGTACACTACAAG TATAAAAGTCAGTGATAATGAAGAGTTCCTGAACAAGGGTAACCGCCCGGTTCTGTTTATAGAATCAAAGGGACATACTCTTCATGTTTTCATCAACAAAGAGTACTTAG GAACTGCGACAGGGAATGGGACTCATGTGCCTTTCAAACTCAAGAAATCAGTTTCTCTCAAAGCGGGCGATAATAATATTGATTTGCTTAGCATGACTGTTGGTCTTTCG AATGCAGGATCCTTTTACGAATGGGTTGGAGCTGGGCTTACAAGTGTCTCAATCAAAGGTTTCAACAAGGGCACATTGAATTTGACAAATAGCAAATGGTCCTACAAG CTCGGCGTACAAGGAGAGCATCTAGAACTGTCCAAGCCAGGCATCTCCGGCGCAGTGAAATGGACGGTGACTACAAAACCTCCCAAGAAACAGCCTTTGACTTGGTATAAG GTTGTCATAGACCAACCTTCTGGGAGTGAGCCGGTTGGGCTTGATATGATCAGTATGGGGAAAGGCATGGCATGGTTAAACGGAGAAGAGATTGGTAGATATTGGCCCAGGATTGCTAGAAAGAACACCCCGAATGACGAATGCGTTAAAGAATGCGATTACAGAGGCAAATTCATGCCGGATAAATGCTTAACTGGATGTGGAGAGCCATCTCAGAGATG GTATCATGTACCACGATCATGGTTTAAGCCTTCCGGGAATGAGCTGGTGATCTTTGAAGAGAAAGGCGGCAATCCCATGAAGATAAAGTTATCGAAAAGGAAAGTTTCGGCGGTGCAATAA
- the LOC109127157 gene encoding UPF0725 protein At5g63820-like, giving the protein MLCLACLYKKRKRDLRAWLDMEEEVEVRAACEFGKLEIGFDFGSDGLVRAPQRYDYDCTLYARLGLYCYNFEKGTNLKFVRWEKYNFIYTSYYDVYLTLHAMDPACSSVFPFQTLFSDAGSIAKDTYVINMWRIRPTC; this is encoded by the exons ATGTTGTGTTTGGCTTGTCTTTAT aagaaacgcAAGAGAGATTTGAGGGCTTGGCTAGAtatggaggaggaggtggaagTCAGAGCGGCATGTGAATTCGGGAAGCTTGAAATC ggttttgattttggatctGATGGACTCGTTAGGGCTCCTCAGCGCTATGATTATGATTGCACCCTTTACGCTAGGCTTGGACTCTACTGCTACAATTTTGAGAAG gGAACAAACTTAAAGTTTGTGCGCTGGGAAAAGTATAATTTTATCTACACTTCTTACTACGACGTCTACTTAACTTTGCACGCGATGGATCCGGCTTGCAGTTCTGTCTTCCCTTTTCAGACTTTGTTCAGTGATGCTGGAAGTATTGCCAAAGATACCTATGTTATAAATATGTGGAGGATCAGACCCACATGTTAG
- the LOC104741822 gene encoding UPF0725 protein At5g63820-like — translation MKVLRVTEFGKLEVSKTASERKKEKKLRAWDKKYSHLAYGFDYGGSDFRIRKPDVGDYNYHITLYCRFALYCYNFEKGTNFKFVRWVKYNALCSACVDFYITLEAMDPAACNSVLSSFQAVYSNAGCTMDDIYTWRILACRPSCNKPVNEYWDRNEDAIDQFYTGEMPKWLSDDEAFSSDNKKYYVVQEAELLENEWLHLFIEIAFFKAIYPVLLASPPLEIKKVVVETKEDYMTEAREKLHAENAIFYISYKYKGVSSCGIAVDHRAIIRKTMDGEPEHMCLEIAFS, via the exons ATGAAGGTCTTGCGGGTAACTGAATTCGGGAAGCTTGAAGTCTCAAAAACAGCATCggaaaggaaaaaagagaaaaagttaagGGCTTGGGATAAGAAATATTCTCATCTGGCCTAT GGTTTTGATTATGGAGGCTCTGATTTTAGAATAAGGAAGCCTGATGTTGGTGACTATAATTATCATATCACCCTTTACTGTAGGTTTGCACTCTACTGCTACAATTTTGAAAAG GGAACAAACTTTAAGTTTGTGCGCTGGGTAAAGTATAATGCTTTGTGTTCTGCTTGCGTCGACTTCTACATAACTTTGGAGGCAATGGATCCGGCGGCCTGCAACTCTGTCCTCTCCTCTTTTCAGGCTGTTTACAGTAATGCTGGATGTACGATGGACGATATCTATACGTGGAGGATCTTGGCCTGCAGACCCTCAT gtaacaagcCTGTGAATGAATATTGGGACCGGAATGAGGATGCTATAGATCAATTCTACACAGGTGAAATGCCTAAATGGTTGTCTGATGATGAGGCATTTTCCAGTGACAACAAAAAGTATTACGTg GTGCAAGAAGCAGAGCTGCTTGAGAATGAGTGGCTGCATCTATTCATTGAAATCGCATTCTTTAAAGCAATATACCCT GTATTGCTGGCTTCCCCTCCCTTGGAGATCAAGAAGGTAGTTGTAGAAACTAAAGAAGATTACATGACTGAGGCACGTGAGAAGCTCCACGCAGAGAATGCAATATTCTACATAAGTTACAAGTATAAAGGTGTTTCTTCATGTGGTATCGCTGTTGATCACAGAGCTATCATTAGGAAAACCATGGATGGGGAACCAGAACACATGTGTCTTGAAATTGCTTTTTCGTGA
- the LOC104741758 gene encoding NAC domain-containing protein 102-like, producing the protein MKAELNLPAGFRFHPTDEELVKFYLCRRCASEPISVPVVAEIDLYKFNPWELPEMALYGEKEWYFFSHRDRKYPNGSRPNRAAGTGYWKATGADKPIGKPKTLGIKKALVFYAGKAPKGIKTNWIMHEYRLANVDRSASSTTNNKKNNLRLDDWVLCRIYNKKGTMEKYLPAEEKPTAMMMMTTSDSRCSSHVISPDVTCSDHWEVQSEPKWFELDDALNAFDDNKSMFGGGGGGGSIELLQNDAFVPQFPYSSDFAAPFQDDDSPEEQKPFLNWMSFAPPQG; encoded by the exons atgaaggCGGAGTTGAATTTACCGGCGGGATTCCGATTTCATCCGACGGATGAAGAGTTAGTTAAGTTCTATCTTTGTCGGAGATGTGCATCGGAGCCGATTAGTGTTCCGGTTGTCGCAGAGATTGATCTTTACAAATTCAATCCATGGGAGCTTCcag aAATGGCGTTGTATGGTGAGAAAGAGTGGTACTTTTTCTCACATAGAGACCGGAAATACCCAAACGGTTCAAGACCAAACCGGGCAGCTGGAACCGGTTATTGGAAAGCTACAGGAGCTGATAAACCGATTGGTAAACCGAAGACGTTAGGGATTAAGAAAGCATTAGTCTTCTACGCGGGGAAAGCTCCTAAAGGGATTAAAACGAATTGGATTATGCACGAGTATCGTCTCGCTAATGTTGATCGATCTGCTTCTTCTACtaccaacaacaagaagaacaacttgcga CTTGATGATTGGGTTTTATGTCGGATTTACAATAAGAAAGGAACAATGGAGAAGTATTTACCGGCGGAGGAGAAACCGacggcgatgatgatgatgactacgTCAGATTCGAGGTGTTCAAGTCACGTGATTTCACCGGACGTCACGTGTTCTGATCATTGGGAAGTTCAGAGCGAGCCTAAGTGGTTTGAGCTCGATGATGCGTTAAACGCGTTTGATGATAATAAGTCCAtgtttggtggtggtggtggtggtggctccATCGAGTTATTGCAGAATGACGCTTTTGTCCCTCAGTTTCCGTACAGTTCCGATTTCGCAGCTCCGTTTCAGGACGACGACTCGCCCGAGGAGCAAAAACCGTTCTTGAACTGGATGAGTTTTGCTCCTCCTCAGGGctga
- the LOC104741790 gene encoding beta-galactosidase 6 — protein MLDVCIYITQTHTRIRTLLSSVRERKKMELGRVLGLCLILLVTILVFSGGVATAAKGVTYDGRSLIIDGQRKLLFSGSIHYPRSTPEMWPSLIKKTKEGGIDVIQTYVFWNLHEPKLGQYDFSGRNDLVKFIKEIRSQGLYVCLRIGPFIEAEWNYGGLPFWLRDVPGMVYRTDNEPFKFHMQKFTTKIVNMMKSEGLYASQGGPIILSQIENEYKNVMAAFHEKGEAYVKWAGQMAVGLKTGVPWIMCKQPDAPDPVINTCNGMTCGETFPGPNSPNKPKMWTEDWTSFFQVYGAEPYIRSAEDIAFHAALFIAKNGSYVNYYMYHGGTNFGRTSSSYFVTGYYDQAPLDEYGLLRQPKYGHLKELHAAIKASANPLLQGKQTMLSLGPLQQAYVFEDARSGCVAFLVNNDAAKVSQVQFRNNAYSLSPKSIGILQNCKNLVYQTAKVNVPKNVRFATPVQVFNVPDKWEVFRETIPAFSGTALKTNALLEHTNLTKDKTDYLWYTTSFKPDSPCTNPSIYIESSGHVVHVFVNSALAGSGHGSRDIRVVKRQVQVSLTNGQNSISILSGMVGLPDSGAYMERKSYGLTKVQISCGGTKTIDLSRSQWGYSVGLLGEKVRLHQWKNLNRVKWSMNNAGLINNHPLAWYKTMFDEPSGDEPVGLNMSSMGKGEMWVNGVSIGRYWVSFLTPAGRPSQSMYHIPREFLKPSGNLLMVLEEEGGNPLGISLNTISVTGSNRAQSQLS, from the exons ATGCTtgatgtgtgtatatatatcacacaaacacacacacgtATTCGAACATTACTATCATCAgtaagagagaggaagaagatggagttGGGTCGAGTCTTGGGGttgtgtttgattcttctgGTTACGATTCTTGTATTCTCCGGCGGTGTTGCTACGGCGGCGAAAGGAGTAACGTATGATGGACGGTCTTTGATTATCGATGGACAGAGGAAACTTCTCTTCTCTGGTTCCATTCACTATCCTCGCAGCACACCCGAG ATGTGGCCATCTCTGATAAAAAAGACAAAGGAAGGAGGCATCGATGTGATCCAGACGTACGTTTTCTGGAACCTCCATGAGCCTAAGCTCGGTCAG TATGATTTTAGTGGAAGAAACGATTTGGTGAAGTTTATTAAAGAGATAAGATCGCAAGGTCTCTATGTCTGTCTACGTATTGGACCCTTCATCGAAGCCGAGTGGAACTACGG GGGATTGCCATTTTGGTTACGAGATGTACCCGGTATGGTATATCGAACCGACAACGAGCCCTTCAAGTTCCACATGCAAAAGTTCACAACTAAGATCGTGAATATGATGAAATCTGAGGGCTTATATGCTTCTCAGGGTGGTCCAATTATTCTCTCCCAG ATCGAGAACGAGTACAAAAACGTGATGGCGGCTTTTCATGAGAAAGGAGAAGCGTACGTCAAGTGGGCAGGACAAATGGCGGTCGGGCTTAAGACTGGAGTGCCATGGATCATGTGCAAGCAGCCTGATGCTCCTGATCCCGTC aTCAATACATGCAACGGAATGACATGCGGTGAGACGTTTCCGGGACCAAACTCACCCAATAAGCCGAAAATGTGGACTGAGGACTGGACATCCTT ctttcagGTTTATGGAGCAGAGCCTTATATTAGATCTGCTGAGGATATTGCTTTCCATGCCGCTCTTTTCATCGCCAAAAACGGAAGCTACGTCAACTATTACATG TACCATGGTGGAACAAACTTTGGAAGGACTTCATCTTCATATTTCGTTACAGGATACTACGATCAAGCTCCTCTCGACGAATACG GTCTTTTAAGACAGCCTAAGTACGGTCATTTGAAGGAACTTCATGCTGCGATTAAAGCCTCTGCAAATCCTCTGCTTCAAGGGAAGCAAACGATGCTCTCTCTAGGACCATTGCAACAGGCTTATGTCTTTGAAGATGCGAGAAGTGGATGCGTTGCGTTTCTCGTGAACAACGACGCGGCTAAAGTCAGTCAAGTACAATTCAGAAACAATGCGTATAGCTTGAGTCCCAAGTCAATTGGTATTCTTCAGAACTGCAAAAACCTAGTTTACCAAACAGCAAAA GTGAATGTGCCCAAGAATGTGAGATTTGCAACGCCGGTTCAAGTATTCAACGTTCCCGACAAATGGGAAGTGTTTAGAGAAACAATCCCAGCATTCTCAGGCACAGCTTTGAAGACAAATGCTTTGTTGGAACACACTAATTTGACTAAGGACAAAACTGATTATCTTTGGTACACtacaag CTTTAAGCCGGATTCACCCTGCACAAACCCGTCTATCTACATTGAATCATCAGGACATGTTGTTCACGTGTTCGTCAACAGTGCACTAGCAG GATCTGGACATGGAAGTAGAGACATAAGGGTAGTTAAACGCCAAGTTCAGGTTAGCTTAACCAATGGACAAAACAGTATATCCATCCTCAGCGGCATGGTTGGTCTACCG GACTCTGGGGCTTACATGGAGAGGAAGTCTTATGGACTAACCAAAGTACAAATTAGCTGTGGTGGGACAAAAACCATCGATTTGAGTAGATCTCAATGGGGTTACTCG GTGGGTTTGCTTGGAGAAAAAGTTAGGTTACATCAATGGAAGAATTTAAACAGAGTGAAGTGGAGTATGAATAATGCTGGACTCATTAATAATCACCCTCTCGCTTGGTACAAG ACGATGTTTGATGAGCCGAGTGGAGATGAGCCAGTGGGACTAAACATGTCGAGTATGGGTAAAGGAGAAATGTGGGTGAATGGTGTAAGCATTGGTCGTTATTGGGTCTCATTTCTTACTCCTGCTGGACGTCCTTCTCAATCTAT GTATCATATCCCACGAGAGTTTTTAAAACCATCTGGAAATTTGTTGATGGTATTGGAAGAGGAAGGTGGTAATCCTCTTGGGATATCTTTGAATACAATATCGGTTACTGGTTCGAACCGAGCTCAGTCTCAACTATCCTGA
- the LOC104741768 gene encoding uncharacterized protein LOC104741768, translating to MGKENQLETTNCGVNDHDCPPVKNEEPAAEARYSTDSDSGLPACRVCHSAESDRRGDAALGFLGITPPVPEARKSNAEETTDDVSKATETELKNSVVKSNGGESGFVEITSPDGEVFICTNDIEMGIQQHQDALLELGCSCKNELALVHYACALKWFLNHGSTVCEICGHPAENIKTADFNKVVIALRDYTAPDLVLPVNTDSTIDSDEVATIRRQRLSEISSWFGPHSLKNNNNNNNSSVAASQVMPEQPLGVVNFDILPMESRATKWAVEGTGILLATGLLTVTLVWLIAPRVGKKTARSGLHILLGGLCALTIVIFFRFVVLTRIRYGPARYWAILFIFWFLVFGIWASRSNASHSSP from the exons ATGGGTAAAGAGAATCAGTTGGAGACAACAAATTGTGGAGTCAATGATCACGATTGTCCACCCGTCAAGAACGAAGAACCAGCTGCTGAAGCGCGTTACAGTACAGACAGTGACTCAGGTTTACCAGCTTGTCGTGTATGCCATTCTGCAGAATCTGACAGACGAGGAGATGCTGCTTTAGGGTTTCTTGGGATTACTCCTCCGGTTCCAGAAGCTCGTAAAAGCAATGCAGAAGAAACCACTGATGATGTTAGCAAAGCTACAGAGACTGAGCTGAAGAATTCTGTCGTCAAAAGCAATGGAGGGGAATCAGGCTTCGTCGAAATAACAAGTCCTGATGGGGAAGTTTTCATTTGCACAAATGATATAGAAATGGGAATCCAGCAGCATCAGGATGCACTGCTTGAGCTTGGATGTTCCTGCAAAAACGAGCTTGCTTTGGTACACTATGCTTGTGCACTCAAATGGTTTCTCAACCACGGATCCACCGTGTGTGAAATCTGTGGACATCCTGCAGAGAATATAAAGACTGCTGATTTCAACAAAGTGGTCATTGCCTTGAGAGATTACACGGCACCAGACCTTGTGTTACCTGTGAATACAGATTCAACCATAGATTCAGATGAAGTTGCTACCATTCGAAGGCAACGACTTAGTGAGATATCATCATGGTTTGGTCCCCATTCcctgaagaacaacaacaacaacaacaatagttCTGTTGCGGCTTCTCAGGTTATGCCCGAACAACCTTTAGGTGTTGTCAACTTTGATATCTTGCCTATGGAAAGCCGTGCAACTAAATGGGCTGTGGAAGGTACCGGGATCCTACTTGCTACAGGGTTACTCACTGTTACTTTGGTCTGGCTCATTGCCCCTCGTGTTGGAAAG AAAACTGCTAGGAGCGGACTTCACATCCTTCTTGGTGGTCTCTGTGCTTTAACAATAGTCATCTTCTTCAGATTT gTTGTGCTCACTAGAATCAGGTATGGTCCTGCACGCTACTGGGCAATCCTATTCATCTTCTGGTTTCTTGTGTTTGGTATTTGGGCTTCTCGTTCGAATGCTTCTCACAGTAGCCCTtga
- the LOC104741805 gene encoding beta-galactosidase 10 isoform X2 — translation MKRVTESIASSAILVVAMVFLLSWRAIEAANVTYDHRSLSIGNRRQLIISAAIHYPRSVPAMWPSLVQTAKEGGCNAIESYVFWNGHEPSPGKYYFGGRYNLVKFIKIVQEAGMHMILRIGPFVAAEWNYGGVPVWLHYVPGTVFRADNEPWKHYMESFTTYIVNLLKKEKLFAPQGGPIILSQVENEYGYYEKDYGEGGKRYAQWSASMAVSQNIGVPWMMCQQWDAPSTVISTCNGFYCDQFTPNTPDKPKIWTENWPGWFKTFGGRDPHRPAEDVAYSVARFFGKGGSVHNYYMYHGGTNFGRTSGGPFITTSYDYEAPIDEYGLPRLPKWGHLKDLHKAIMLSENLLISGEHQNITLGHSLEADVYTDSSGTCAAFLSNLDDKSDKTVMFRNTSYHLPAWSVSILPDCKKEVFNTAKVTSKSSKVEMVPEDLKSSSGLKWEVFSEKPGIWGEADFVKNELVDHINTTKDTTDYLWYTTSIKVSDNEEFLNKGNRPVLFIESKGHTLHVFINKEYLGTATGNGTHVPFKLKKSVSLKAGDNNIDLLSMTVGLSNAGSFYEWVGAGLTSVSIKGFNKGTLNLTNSKWSYKLGVQGEHLELSKPGISGAVKWTVTTKPPKKQPLTWYKVVIDQPSGSEPVGLDMISMGKGMAWLNGEEIGRYWPRIARKNTPNDECVKECDYRGKFMPDKCLTGCGEPSQRWYHVPRSWFKASGNELVIFEEKGGNPMKIKLSKRKVSAVQ, via the exons ATGAAGCGGGTTACTGAAAGCATTGCTTCTTCCGCGATTCTGGTGGTGGCCATGGTGTTTCTCTTGTCTTGGAGAGCTATCGAGGCGGCCAATGTAACCTACGACCACCGTTCTCTCTCCATCGGCAATCGCCGTCAGCTCATTATCTCCGCCGCCATTCATTATCCCAGAAGCGTTCCAGCT ATGTGGCCATCGCTTGTTCAAACAGCAAAAGAAGGAGGCTGCAACGCAATCGAGTCTTATGTCTTTTGGAATGGCCATGAGCCATCTCCTGGAAAG TATTACTTTGGTGGTCGGTATAATCTAGTGAAGTTCATCAAGATTGTTCAGGAAGCTGGAATGCATATGATTCTACGAATTGGTCCTTTTGTTGCAGCCGAGTGGAATTATGG GGGAGTCCCGGTTTGGCTGCATTACGTTCCAGGAACTGTCTTCAGGGCGGATAATGAACCATGGAAG CATTACATGGAGAGTTTCACGACTTATATAGTGAACTTGTTGAAAAAAGAGAAGCTTTTTGCACCACAGGGCGGTCCAATAATCTTGTCTCAG GTGGAAAACGAGTACGGGTATTATGAGAAAGATTACGGAGAAGGTGGGAAAAGGTATGCTCAATGGTCTGCTTCTATGGCTGTCTCACAGAACATTGGTGTTCCATGGATGATGTGCCAGCAATGGGATGCTCCTTCGACTGTG ATTAGTACCTGCAATGGCTTTTACTGTGACCAATTCACACCTAATACGCCAGATAAACCCAAGATTTGGACTGAGAACTGGCCTGGATG GTTTAAAACATTTGGAGGCAGAGACCCTCACAGACCAGCAGAGGATGTAGCTTACTCTGTTGCTCGGTTTTTCGGGAAAGGTGGAAGTGTTCACAACTACTACATG TATCACGGAGGAACGAATTTTGGACGTACTTCAGGAGGACCTTTTATCACTACGAGCTATGACTATGAAGCTCCGATTGATGAGTATG GATTGCCTAGATTACCAAAATGGGGACACCTTAAGGATCTTCACAAAGCTATAATGCTCTCTGAAAACTTGCTGATCAGTGGCGAGCATCAAAATATTACATTAGGCCATTCACTCGAG GCTGATGTGTACACAGACTCTTCGGGAACTTGTGCTGCGTTTCTGTCAAACTTGGATGATAAAAGTGACAAGACAGTGATGTTTCGAAACACGTCATACCACTTGCCTGCCTGGTCGGTTAGCATTCTACCTGACTGCAAGAAAGAGGTTTTCAACACAGCAAAG GTAACTTCAAAGTCCTCCAAGGTTGAAATGGTACCTGAAGATTTGAAATCTTCATCAGGTCTGAAATGGGAAGTGTTCTCGGAGAAACCGGGTATTTGGGGAGAAGCAGATTTTGTGAAAAATGAACTTGTTGACCACATCAACACCACAAAGGACACAACTGACTATCTTTGGTACACTACAAG TATAAAAGTCAGTGATAATGAAGAGTTCCTGAACAAGGGTAACCGCCCGGTTCTGTTTATAGAATCAAAGGGACATACTCTTCATGTTTTCATCAACAAAGAGTACTTAG GAACTGCGACAGGGAATGGGACTCATGTGCCTTTCAAACTCAAGAAATCAGTTTCTCTCAAAGCGGGCGATAATAATATTGATTTGCTTAGCATGACTGTTGGTCTTTCG AATGCAGGATCCTTTTACGAATGGGTTGGAGCTGGGCTTACAAGTGTCTCAATCAAAGGTTTCAACAAGGGCACATTGAATTTGACAAATAGCAAATGGTCCTACAAG CTCGGCGTACAAGGAGAGCATCTAGAACTGTCCAAGCCAGGCATCTCCGGCGCAGTGAAATGGACGGTGACTACAAAACCTCCCAAGAAACAGCCTTTGACTTGGTATAAG GTTGTCATAGACCAACCTTCTGGGAGTGAGCCGGTTGGGCTTGATATGATCAGTATGGGGAAAGGCATGGCATGGTTAAACGGAGAAGAGATTGGTAGATATTGGCCCAGGATTGCTAGAAAGAACACCCCGAATGACGAATGCGTTAAAGAATGCGATTACAGAGGCAAATTCATGCCGGATAAATGCTTAACTGGATGTGGAGAGCCATCTCAGAGATG GTATCATGTACCACGATCATGGTTTAAGGCTTCCGGGAATGAGCTGGTGATCTTTGAAGAGAAAGGCGGCAATCCCATGAAGATAAAGTTATCGAAAAGGAAAGTTTCGGCGGTGCAATAA